The sequence GAGCAATTTAAAAAAACAGGGtagaaaaaacatgaaaaatctgtgtaatttcacataattgaagtataatttaatttactcttTTCATGCAGGCAATAAAACTTAGAATAGTAAGGAAGAAGTAATGTCTTGTAAAATGTTGTGTTGTATGTAAAAACTCTTAACTATTGCATTGAGAGATGCCAACAGCTAACAGGCACAGCTCTGAGCTTCTCCTACTCCACAGACTTCTTCTTTACTTTGTCGTCTCATGctcattatcattatcattatattGGGCAGTGAAAGATGGAGAACGGGTTATGGTGCGCAACACCCCACAAAAGTACTGGTGGAAGCCAAGTTTAACGAATGACGAGCCTCCTCCAAGGCCATTGAAGGTTACTTTTGCTGAGCCTGCAACTCACTGGACCGATGCCATCCCCATTGGTAATGGCCGTCTTGGTGCCATGGTTTGGGGTGCCGTACCCTCAGAAGCTCTCCAGCTCAATGGTATTGAAAAACTCTCTGTTTAGTAGCTGTTACTTTGATCCAAATGCTAATGAAAGAGATGTTGTTGGCATATGCTAGTGATTACACAGAGTTAAGtgctattaataaaaatagaaatatactatattttttcattcaccattttgttttatatcctttatcactAAGTTTGACTGTATACAGATATATTCTTTAAATTCATTGAGTTTGTGATTAATAATGTGAACGACACCGGACCTGTAGATGTTGTTCTTAATTCCTTCAAGATCTTTGTTAGGATCCAATTGTAAGGTATGAGACTTGAGTCCCAATTAGAAGTATGGGATTCTGGTTTGTGGTTCATAAGGTCGTAGCTTCTGTATCTAGAATGGCTAATTTTGTTGGTATGGTTTTTCTAAAGTTCTTATCAATCTTTGTTGGAATCAATGGGAACCTGTTTGGATAAACTACTCAATAAGCACTTCCAGGATaagaaaataatgaagaaaagtGGATTAAGCTTCTCCCATAAGCCCAAATAAGCTTccttaaaagtttattttaactttatgtGTAAGCTAATTTTAGCTTATGAGATAAGCTTAATTcactttttcttctcctatgaATGCTTATagaaaagtttatccaaacagggCCTAGGGAGAAATTTGTGGTCTgaaagttctttttattttttcataaatggcgATACTATAGGCAATTggatttgtaaatttttataattgagaTGTCAAGGACATGGTCATGCTGCACCATGTTATGAATAGCGAAACCAATCAGCTATGTCTTTCTCTTTCATGAAGCATGCTAATGTGaagatttaaatttgttttgtagaggacaCACTTTGGACTGGGATTCCTGGAGACTACACCAACAAAAGTGCTCAACAGGCACTGGCTGAAGTCAGAAAGCTGGTTGATGATAGAAAATTCTCTGAAGCTACGGCAGCAGCGGTCAAGTTGTCAGGAGATCCTTCTGATGTATGTAatatatcacaattaatataACCATCTTTGCTCCAAGTTTTAAGAAATTATGCTATTTATTAATTAGACTGATGTTAGGGGTTGTAAACCCAGCAATATAATATATGAACAGAGGAATCTCAGTAGGTGCTATTTTCTACAATACAAATCACATGATTTTATTCAACTACTATTCTTATTCATGGTTCCCCCCTCCCGCTTTTAAATATGTGCTTATTGGTGTTCCTTTGGATTATGGAGTTGGTGAATGAGTTAAGGAAGCTTTATAAAATGTTGGCACTCATTCCTAATCTTAACTGTTATTTCTTGATACGAAGGTATACCAACTTCTCGGAGATATCAAGTTAGAGTTTCATGATTCCCATCTTAATTATTCAAAAGAGTCATATTATAGGGAGCTGGATTTGGATACTGCaacagcaaaaataaaatactctgTGGGTGATGTAGAATTTACCAGAGAACATTTTGCTTCTAATCCGGACCAAGTGATAGTGACAAGGTTATCTACAAGCAAACCTGGGTCATTATCATTTACAGTGTATTTTGATAGCAAAATGCATCATGATTCAAGGGTAAGTGGCCAAAATCAGATAATAATCGAAGGGAGATGTCCTGGCAGTAGGATCCGACCAATAGTGAATTCAATTGACAATCCACAGGGAATTCAGTTTTCTGCAGTTCTTGATATGCAGATTAGTAAAGATAAAGGGGTTATACATGTTTTGGATGACAAGAAGTTAAGGGTTGAAGGTTCAGATTGGGCTATTTTGCTTTTGacagcttcttcttcctttgatgGCCCATTTACTAAGCCCGAAGACTCTAAGAAGGATCCTGCTTCTGAGTCCCTAAGTAGAATGGTGTCtgtgaaaaaaatttcatatggTGATCTTTATGCACGCCACTTGGCTGACTATCAAAATCTATTTCACCGTGTCTCATTGCAACTCTCTAAAAGCTCCAAGACTGTTTCAGGAAAATCTGTTTTGGACAGAAGGAAATTGGTTTCCTCCCAAACTAACATCTCTCAAATGGGAGGGGATGATACCATTCCAACTTCAGCAAGAGTCAAATCTTTTCAAACTGATGAAGATCCTTCCTTTGTGGAGCTTTTGTTTCAATATGGTCGatatcttctaatctcttgttCGCGTCCTGGAACTCAGGTGGCAAACCTACAGGGTATCTGGAACAAAGATGTTGAGCCTGCATGGGAGTTTGTCTTCCCTTCTCTTTTCATCCCTCTTCTAGCTATAGTTTTTACGTTATAAGGTGGCTTAGGGTTTTCAAATGGCTATGGAGAATTAATTATACATCTAGAAGTAACTTCATGAAGAATTCTTGAGAGTTtgtaatttgtttctttttttatgtcgTCCAGTGGTGCTCCTCACTTGAACATTAATCTTCAAATGAATTATTGGCCATCCCTTGCTTGCAACCTACACGAGTGTCAAGAGCCCTTATTTGATTTCATTTCCTCTTTGTCAGTCATTGGTAAAAAAACTGCAAAGGTATTTTGTACTTTTGCCTCTTTCTTTCATATTATTCTTGGcattttatttaagaaagaaATGCATCATTTATGCTTGTAACTTATTAATAACGTCATAGCCTGCTCCCCATGCCAGAAAATCTATGGCAAAgcaaaaaagcaaaagaaaatatagtcTAGCATATTACCATTTGCTCAACGTGTCATGAATTTTATATGTTCAATCCAGATTTTCCTTTGATTTTGCATACAGGTGAACTATGAAGCAAATGGCTGGGTTGTACATCAAGTTTCTGACATATGgggtaaaacatcaccagatCGAGGTGAGGCTGTTTGGGCTTTATGGCCAATGGGTGGAGCTTGGCTTTGTACCCATTTATGGGAGCATTATACTTATACAATGGACAAAGTAAGTTCTGGTTTTTGAGTAAATTATCTAACCCTTGATTTAAAAGTATTGACTCAAAACTGATCTTGTGAAAAGAGCTGTTTGGGGAGATTCAACAATTTTAGTTTTCCTCTAGTTATCGAACGTTCTGATGATGAACTGTCATAGTTTGTAGAGTTGCCTTTCATGCATGCCTAACTGATCTGCTTCTATTTTCATGGCATAACTATATGTTGGACCTGAAATATTGGAAGATGTTATTCATCTTCGTGTTGTAATAGGGTTCTATATAACTAgttgatatatttttcatttttatgtttcatgTACACAATAAGATTTGAAAATTGATACTAATTCATACAATGCCTTGTTCAGCTATGATGATTAATAATTCCAGGGAGCAAAAtgctatataaatattataaggtTCAAATGGACTTTGAAACCACAACCAGAAAATGTAATTATAGATTTGGAGTTTCATTTAAGGATGCAACTTATTTACTGTCATTGTTACTAATGAACCTTTGGGGTTATAAATATAGACTAGCTGTTAGATACGTCTACTGAGGGATGAAAAATCTGATATTTTATCATCTcatatatctatatttttatttgtgtatattatattcataaATTACTGTAATTAATGATTGAATTTTCTTCTATAATaggtttttcttaaaaataaagcaTATCCTTTGTTGGAAGGATGCACATCATTTTTGTTGGATTGGTTGATTGAGGGCCGTGGTGGATTATTGGAAACTAACCCATCAACTTCACCAGAGCACATGTTCACTGCACCAGACGGAAAAACTGCTAGTGTGAGCTACTCATCAACCATGGACATTTCAATCATAAAAGAAGTTTTCTCTATGATCATTTCTGCTGCTGAGGTGAAAAATGATCTTAATACTCGAGCCAATACTAGCTTCATATTATCGTAACTTTGTCTTGGTCACTAAATTTCTCAAAACCAGGTTTTAGGAAGGCATAATGATACTATTATCAAAAGAGTCACCGAGTATCAGTCTAAACTTCCTCCGACAAAAGTTGCTAGAGATGGTTCCATTATGGAATGGGTATGCATTTATATttgatatatgtatttttttccttccatcACTTTAATGTCCACTTGGCCAGTTTTTGTCAACTGAGATCTTTTTCTGATTTGCAATGACCAAGTTCTACTGTAGGGTAGCAATTACAAGTAAACTATAACACCTTACTCATTTGGTAGGCAGAAGATTTTGTGGACCCCGATGTACATCATCGACATGTTTCGCATCTGTTTGGACTGTTTCCAGGACACACAATTAGTGTCGAGAAAACTCCAGACCTCTGTAAAGCTGTGGAAGTTAGTCTAACTAAAAGAGGTCTTTTATGAGAACTTTAAGAGCTACACTCTTTTCAGAGATAATTGTTCTTTTTTCTTGCAATATGTATGGCACTACAGCTCTTATTTATTATGTAGAAATTTCATATTCTTAGATGAACTGGAACAGCCATATCTAATTATGTAGAAATTTCATCATCGACTAGTATAAAACACTGTCAAGTGGTACCATGTGTTTGTTGCTTATGAATAGCTGAAGTGATTTTGTGTGTTGAGACTTGAAAGTACATTCAAAGTTGATAGACTATGTGCTGTCTTAAAAACCTCTAGTTAGTTTAGTAGACAATTATAATGGTACTCCACGAATTATGTATACCTTTATCAAATCAGGGATTGCTATGTTTATGTTTAACCTTGTATATATGACAGCATGACTGAAATCTGTATTCTTTTTCCTCTTGAatactaaaaagtaaaaataaataatacaatccAATAGTAGTTAACATTCTTGCACTGTATTACAGGAGAGGATGGTCCAGGGTGGTCAACAACTTGGAAAGCTTCACTTTGGGCACATCTTCACAATAGTGAGCATTCATATCGCATGATAAAACACTTGATTGTCTTGGTGGAGCCTGATCATGAAAGGGATTTCGAAGGAGGACTTTACAGCAACCTGTTCACAGCACATCCCCCTTTCCAGATTGATGCAAACTTTGGGTAAGATCGATCTTTATTAACTGTAATAGCTGTGTATCTTGCCtatttcattttcatcatttaAAAGCTCGAGCTAAAGTATATTTATCCTCATTTCTGGGGAAGGATGGGGTAGTTTTGCTATTGCAGAAACTGTTAAGCTTAAATATCATGAAACTCTTagtagaatttcaatttctatacGTCATGCTAAGGCTTCAACTTTTGTTTCATGAATTTCATTGTTATTGATAAATCATTGCACGGCGGATGCaagaatttttcctttttctgatTTTAAACATTTGTGcaattatcttattttgttGAATCTATTGCATCTTATCCACATTATAACCCCAAACTTTTGGTTCTTAAAGTGTGGAGAAATTCATTgcattctaaatttttaattggacCCTTGACACcatagtatttttttcattagttCACCCACATGTTTGCAAGTTATATGCAGAAATAGAAACCTAGTCTGTGATGAAACTGTTGCTTTGGCATCAACAACTTGGTGACATGCTGATTATTCTGAGTTAGCTTGGCTGAGAAAAAAGCATTGTTTGGTGTCAGTTTTTCAGGAGCGGTTGCAGAAATGCTTGTTCAAAGCACAACGAAGGACCTGTACTTGCTTCCCGCATTGCCACGCGATAAATGGGCGAATGGTTGTGTGAAAGGATTAAAAGCTCGTGGTGGGGTGACAGTCAACATTTGCTGGAAAGAAGGAGATCTGCTTGAATTTGGGCTTTGGACAGAAAACCAGAATTCCAAAGTGAGACTACATTATAGAGGAAATGTGGTCTCAGCAAGTTTATCACCCGGCAGAGTTTATTCATATGATAACCAGTTGAAGTGTGCGAAGACATACTCCCTTAGTGAAGTGAATCCTTGAATCTTTTGCAATAAATCTTCTGAAGAACATACATTGCTTTTTGCAATGTTTGATGTAGTTTTGTGGAACAAGATACATTTATCTTGTTTCCTAATATTATTCTTCCAGAGTCATTTAGTCACCGAGAATGTAATTTTTACTAATTTAACGGATAAGTTGTTTTATTGAAGCATTTGTTCTACGGTTTGCGGTGTAAAACCCGTGTAATATTATTGTCATTCTGTAATTCAATTTCACACGAATGAATCACGGATGTTCTGTCTggcataaatatgtttttgacgTTGTTCTTTAAAATTGAAAGTTCTTTTATGGTAAGGTAGCGATAACAAAAccaaattctttaattaaaagttCAAGTATTGTCTAAGTAATTTACACAAA comes from Glycine soja cultivar W05 chromosome 20, ASM419377v2, whole genome shotgun sequence and encodes:
- the LOC114401573 gene encoding alpha-L-fucosidase 2-like isoform X2, producing the protein MLVKGEGFEIKCVKDGERVMVRNTPQKYWWKPSLTNDEPPPRPLKVTFAEPATHWTDAIPIGNGRLGAMVWGAVPSEALQLNEDTLWTGIPGDYTNKSAQQALAEVRKLVDDRKFSEATAAAVKLSGDPSDVYQLLGDIKLEFHDSHLNYSKESYYRELDLDTATAKIKYSVGDVEFTREHFASNPDQVIVTRLSTSKPGSLSFTVYFDSKMHHDSRVSGQNQIIIEGRCPGSRIRPIVNSIDNPQGIQFSAVLDMQISKDKGVIHVLDDKKLRVEGSDWAILLLTASSSFDGPFTKPEDSKKDPASESLSRMVSVKKISYGDLYARHLADYQNLFHRVSLQLSKSSKTVSGKSVLDRRKLVSSQTNISQMGGDDTIPTSARVKSFQTDEDPSFVELLFQYGRYLLISCSRPGTQVANLQGIWNKDVEPAWDGAPHLNINLQMNYWPSLACNLHECQEPLFDFISSLSVIGKKTAKVNYEANGWVVHQVSDIWGKTSPDRGEAVWALWPMGGAWLCTHLWEHYTYTMDKVFLKNKAYPLLEGCTSFLLDWLIEGRGGLLETNPSTSPEHMFTAPDGKTASVSYSSTMDISIIKEVFSMIISAAEVLGRHNDTIIKRVTEYQSKLPPTKVARDGSIMEWAEDFVDPDVHHRHVSHLFGLFPGHTISVEKTPDLCKAVEVSLTKRGEDGPGWSTTWKASLWAHLHNSEHSYRMIKHLIVLVEPDHERDFEGGLYSNLFTAHPPFQIDANFGFSGAVAEMLVQSTTKDLYLLPALPRDKWANGCVKGLKARGGVTVNICWKEGDLLEFGLWTENQNSKVRLHYRGNVVSASLSPGRVYSYDNQLKCAKTYSLSEVNP
- the LOC114401573 gene encoding alpha-L-fucosidase 2-like isoform X1, which encodes MPTANRHSSELLLLHRLLLYFVVSCSLSLSLYWAVKDGERVMVRNTPQKYWWKPSLTNDEPPPRPLKVTFAEPATHWTDAIPIGNGRLGAMVWGAVPSEALQLNEDTLWTGIPGDYTNKSAQQALAEVRKLVDDRKFSEATAAAVKLSGDPSDVYQLLGDIKLEFHDSHLNYSKESYYRELDLDTATAKIKYSVGDVEFTREHFASNPDQVIVTRLSTSKPGSLSFTVYFDSKMHHDSRVSGQNQIIIEGRCPGSRIRPIVNSIDNPQGIQFSAVLDMQISKDKGVIHVLDDKKLRVEGSDWAILLLTASSSFDGPFTKPEDSKKDPASESLSRMVSVKKISYGDLYARHLADYQNLFHRVSLQLSKSSKTVSGKSVLDRRKLVSSQTNISQMGGDDTIPTSARVKSFQTDEDPSFVELLFQYGRYLLISCSRPGTQVANLQGIWNKDVEPAWDGAPHLNINLQMNYWPSLACNLHECQEPLFDFISSLSVIGKKTAKVNYEANGWVVHQVSDIWGKTSPDRGEAVWALWPMGGAWLCTHLWEHYTYTMDKVFLKNKAYPLLEGCTSFLLDWLIEGRGGLLETNPSTSPEHMFTAPDGKTASVSYSSTMDISIIKEVFSMIISAAEVLGRHNDTIIKRVTEYQSKLPPTKVARDGSIMEWAEDFVDPDVHHRHVSHLFGLFPGHTISVEKTPDLCKAVEVSLTKRGEDGPGWSTTWKASLWAHLHNSEHSYRMIKHLIVLVEPDHERDFEGGLYSNLFTAHPPFQIDANFGFSGAVAEMLVQSTTKDLYLLPALPRDKWANGCVKGLKARGGVTVNICWKEGDLLEFGLWTENQNSKVRLHYRGNVVSASLSPGRVYSYDNQLKCAKTYSLSEVNP
- the LOC114401573 gene encoding alpha-L-fucosidase 2-like isoform X5, whose product is MPTANRHSSELLLLHRLLLYFVVSCSLSLSLYWAVKDGERVMVRNTPQKYWWKPSLTNDEPPPRPLKVTFAEPATHWTDAIPIGNGRLGAMVWGAVPSEALQLNEDTLWTGIPGDYTNKSAQQALAEVRKLVDDRKFSEATAAAVKLSGDPSDVYQLLGDIKLEFHDSHLNYSKESYYRELDLDTATAKIKYSVGDVEFTREHFASNPDQVIVTRLSTSKPGSLSFTVYFDSKMHHDSRVSGQNQIIIEGRCPGSRIRPIVNSIDNPQGIQFSAVLDMQISKDKGVIHVLDDKKLRVEGSDWAILLLTASSSFDGPFTKPEDSKKDPASESLSRMVSVKKISYGDLYARHLADYQNLFHRVSLQLSKSSKTVSGKSVLDRRKLVSSQTNISQMGGDDTIPTSARVKSFQTDEDPSFVELLFQYGRYLLISCSRPGTQVANLQGIWNKDVEPAWDGAPHLNINLQMNYWPSLACNLHECQEPLFDFISSLSVIGKKTAKVNYEANGWVVHQVSDIWGKTSPDRGEAVWALWPMGGAWLCTHLWEHYTYTMDKVFLKNKAYPLLEGCTSFLLDWLIEGRGGLLETNPSTSPEHMFTAPDGKTASVSYSSTMDISIIKEVFSMIISAAEEGIMILLSKESPSISLNFLRQKLLEMVPLWNGQKILWTPMYIIDMFRICLDCFQDTQLVSRKLQTSVKLWKLV
- the LOC114401573 gene encoding alpha-L-fucosidase 2-like isoform X4, with the translated sequence MPTANRHSSELLLLHRLLLYFVVSCSLSLSLYWAVKDGERVMVRNTPQKYWWKPSLTNDEPPPRPLKVTFAEPATHWTDAIPIGNGRLGAMVWGAVPSEALQLNEDTLWTGIPGDYTNKSAQQALAEVRKLVDDRKFSEATAAAVKLSGDPSDVYQLLGDIKLEFHDSHLNYSKESYYRELDLDTATAKIKYSVGDVEFTREHFASNPDQVIVTRLSTSKPGSLSFTVYFDSKMHHDSRVSGQNQIIIEGRCPGSRIRPIVNSIDNPQGIQFSAVLDMQISKDKGVIHVLDDKKLRVEGSDWAILLLTASSSFDGPFTKPEDSKKDPASESLSRMVSVKKISYGDLYARHLADYQNLFHRVSLQLSKSSKTVSGKSVLDRRKLVSSQTNISQMGGDDTIPTSARVKSFQTDEDPSFVELLFQYGRYLLISCSRPGTQVANLQGIWNKDVEPAWDGAPHLNINLQMNYWPSLACNLHECQEPLFDFISSLSVIGKKTAKVNYEANGWVVHQVSDIWGKTSPDRGEAVWALWPMGGAWLCTHLWEHYTYTMDKVFLKNKAYPLLEGCTSFLLDWLIEGRGGLLETNPSTSPEHMFTAPDGKTASVSYSSTMDISIIKEVFSMIISAAEVLGRHNDTIIKRVTEYQSKLPPTKVARDGSIMEWKILWTPMYIIDMFRICLDCFQDTQLVSRKLQTSVKLWKLV
- the LOC114401573 gene encoding alpha-L-fucosidase 2-like isoform X3, which codes for MVRNTPQKYWWKPSLTNDEPPPRPLKVTFAEPATHWTDAIPIGNGRLGAMVWGAVPSEALQLNEDTLWTGIPGDYTNKSAQQALAEVRKLVDDRKFSEATAAAVKLSGDPSDVYQLLGDIKLEFHDSHLNYSKESYYRELDLDTATAKIKYSVGDVEFTREHFASNPDQVIVTRLSTSKPGSLSFTVYFDSKMHHDSRVSGQNQIIIEGRCPGSRIRPIVNSIDNPQGIQFSAVLDMQISKDKGVIHVLDDKKLRVEGSDWAILLLTASSSFDGPFTKPEDSKKDPASESLSRMVSVKKISYGDLYARHLADYQNLFHRVSLQLSKSSKTVSGKSVLDRRKLVSSQTNISQMGGDDTIPTSARVKSFQTDEDPSFVELLFQYGRYLLISCSRPGTQVANLQGIWNKDVEPAWDGAPHLNINLQMNYWPSLACNLHECQEPLFDFISSLSVIGKKTAKVNYEANGWVVHQVSDIWGKTSPDRGEAVWALWPMGGAWLCTHLWEHYTYTMDKVFLKNKAYPLLEGCTSFLLDWLIEGRGGLLETNPSTSPEHMFTAPDGKTASVSYSSTMDISIIKEVFSMIISAAEVLGRHNDTIIKRVTEYQSKLPPTKVARDGSIMEWAEDFVDPDVHHRHVSHLFGLFPGHTISVEKTPDLCKAVEVSLTKRGEDGPGWSTTWKASLWAHLHNSEHSYRMIKHLIVLVEPDHERDFEGGLYSNLFTAHPPFQIDANFGFSGAVAEMLVQSTTKDLYLLPALPRDKWANGCVKGLKARGGVTVNICWKEGDLLEFGLWTENQNSKVRLHYRGNVVSASLSPGRVYSYDNQLKCAKTYSLSEVNP